A genomic region of Trifolium pratense cultivar HEN17-A07 linkage group LG3, ARS_RC_1.1, whole genome shotgun sequence contains the following coding sequences:
- the LOC123912898 gene encoding uncharacterized protein LOC123912898 isoform X1, whose translation MKRKGRNNILLREKNGQFKFLKQSCDPYLCICQHCLFNENNVMRRGPDGRKNLCNACGLFWTRTGKLKDLSKGRGNLSIDQSDLDPLIDVNVTVLEGEFPVIQNEQGISEDPSKAIAAEGSNNHALYTRDEELPESLEHLTNTLGIDHSSENDDEQEKGRLLPKFSERDVKDPSSAEGFTVIFNEARDEKKTGSNPESPGKTATEPHNKPPLDPGKPQSPMKSFTFSETSVTIESLLSFLDKDIPSTSEVDHTSVVGVSQ comes from the exons ATGAAGAGGAAGGGGAGGAACAACATTTT GCTGCGTGAGAAGAATGGGCAGTTTAAATTCTTGAAGCAAAGCTGTGATCCCTATTT ATGTATATGTCAACATTGTTTATTCAATGAAAATAATGTTATGCGTCGTGGGCCAGATGGACGGAAAAATTTATGTAATGCATGCGGTCTCTTTTGGACGAGAACG GGGAAGCTTAAAGATCTCAGTAAGGGACGAGGAAATCTTTCTATTGATCAAAGTGATTTG GATCCTCTTATTGATGTAAACGTTACTGTTCTTGAAGGAGAATTTCCTGTCATCCAAAATGAACAA GGTATTTCTGAAGATCCTTCCAAGGCCATTGCCGCTGAAGGTTCGAATAATCATGCATTATACACCCGTGATGAG GAATTGCCTGAATCTTTAGAACACCTAACAAACACTCTAGGAATTGATCATTCTTCAGAAAATGACGATGAGCAG GAAAAAGGCCGGCTACTACCAAAATTTTCTGAACGGGATGTCAAAGATCCATCTTCAGCTGAGGGGTTCACAGTGATTTTTAACGAGGCAAGGGATGAGAAAAAGACAGGTAGCAATCCTGAGTCACCAGGAAAGACTGCCACTGAACCTCACAACAAACCTCCACTGGATCCTGGCAAACCTCAGAGT CCGATGAAGAGCTTCACATTTTCAGAGACTTCGGTGACGATAGAGTCATTGTTGTCATTTCTCGATAAGGACATTCCATCTACCTCAGAGGTAGACCACACTTCAGTTGTTGGCGTTTCTCAATAA
- the LOC123915159 gene encoding uncharacterized protein LOC123915159 produces MGDRIELLVKNLREVNSTMLLLSKQMNEYEQRLKSFPQRVEIQKVNTEIGDDSEMNSESMKKSSEQLDRKFPATTTVTASIKKNHTTVVEVMEENHQEPNNKVNSMLKLNKASKGNGKDFIVCIESGKSEKGKSPNTKVERQRAHSVDLRSPSKPPNVEVEPLGFDQPTKVRSRREPPAKPPDRSVALDKGGYVREGVERRRIQTKLLRPPFSPDPPDADRLAAALSRRASPHMTSYLNGEGYENSRVIAVDGEKDLEIPRVKREFAKVGNHFNLMGQIHTSLPSIFHHNNLLHVLSSGQYSNFHVSPKEQPLPLAIATYPAYTMQSVDLTGQTQVNICLFFEIFSLWARVKLSGWAQIKNNSTWVEEKSNSNILSQTRNFVFPYEFSAESIASHHKCFPFSNSCYVCKEESQSIVKIREFEQEIVVYGSSLPLEKFKQVRYKGYQKVAIISACAFPLCKCFGRHIKRFSVKLEVGALDKDVIAIVNSYLMSGNWALVLEGFYDKRVWNLIAFNFVTESFNLKAPNEKIVDVSQWMESKEVSPKTIRNSWINEMSLILSSKLRDMLVLCIEGFAVDDSVKGIVKLLGMKENAALTIVDAANELDGLLAKYVTDAHRWSENEEMSPYTTMWYSLISEFAQQGMCLEVLKYFRSMMLLVHICSRTFMSWFIAYADPLLLSNGKEVNGCSLKSLANRNHLLSTTLIEMLRRFWNTMIGTFEEMKAGFDCGMMFLHAIILNKQWDPEEFNFPMATTTDDYCWGDLLIFPGWFNFVFDRGKFDGCKISSTLRTRLFEEVGIDRDLNHEVGLDFGPSLRCGKEGGRNKRMLRWQRMHEECMCCIKNWLYI; encoded by the exons ATGGGAGACAGAATTGAACTGTTGGTTAAGAATTTGAGAGAAGTGAATTCAACGATGCTATTGCTATCAAAGcaaatgaatgaatatgaaCAGAGACTGAAGTCATTTCCCCAGAGAGTAGAGATTCAGAAGGTGAATACAgaaattggtgatgattcaGAGATGAATTCTGAATCAATGAAGAAGTCATCGGAGCAATTAGATCGAAAGTTTCCAGCAACAACTACGGTGACAGCATCAATCAAGAAGAATCACACAACTGTGGTTGAGGTGATGGAAGAGAATCACCAGGAGCCAAATAACAAAGTTAATTCAATGTTGAAATTGAACAAGGCGTCTAAGGGTAATGGAAAGGATTTCATCGTGTGCATTGAATCGGGAAAGTCGGAGAAGGGGAAGTCACCAAACACGAAGGTTGAGAGACAACGTGCACATAGCGTGGACTTGCGATCGCCGTCAAAACCACCGAACGTGGAGGTTGAGCCGCTGGGCTTTGATCAACCTACGAAAGTCCGTTCACGGCGAGAACCACCGGCTAAACCGCCAGATAGAAGCGTAGCTTTGGATAAGGGTGGATATGTGAGAGAGGGTGTAGAGAGAAGGAGGATACAAACGAAATTGCTCAGGCCACCATTTTCACCAGACCCGCCAGATGCCGATCGATTGGCAGCGGCGCTATCACGGCGAGCATCGCCGCATATGACGTCGTATCTGAACGGAGAAGGATATGAGAATTCGCGTGTCATCGCTGTGGATGGAGAGAAGGATCTAGAGATACCAAGGGTGAAAAGGGAATTTGCTAAGGTTGGTAACCATTTTAATCTAATGGGTCAGATACACACATCTCTTCCGTCCATTTTCCACCATAACAACTTATTACACGTGTTATCATCAGGTCAGTATTCCAATTTTCATGTGTCACCCAAGGAACAACCTTTACCACTTGCTATTGCCACGTATCCTGCTTACACAATGCAATCTGTTGATCTTACGGGTCAGACCCAagttaatatttgtttattttttgagaTATTTTCCCTTTGGGCCAGAGTAAAACTATCCGGCTGGGCCCAAATCAAGAATAATAGCACTTGGGTTGAGGAAAAGAGTAACTCAAATATTCTAAGTCAAACAAGAAACTTCGTTTTTCCATATGAGTTTTCAGCTGAGTCCATTGCGTCTCATCATAAGTGTTTTCCATTTTCCAATTCGTGTTATGTTTGTAAGGAGGAATCCCAATCAATTGTCAAAATTCGAGAATTTGAGCAAGAGATTGTTGTGTACGGGTCAAGTTTACCTCTAGAGAAGTTTAAACAAGTGAGGTACAAGGGGTACCAAAAAGTAGCTATAATTTCTGCATGTGCTTTCCCTTTGTGCAAGTGTTTTGGAAGGCATATTAAGAGGTTTAGTGTGAAACTGGAAGTGGGTGCTCTTGACAAGGATGTGATTGCAATTGTTAACTCTTATCTCATGAGTGGCAATTGGGCTTTGGTGTTAGAGGGTTTTTATGACAAGAGAGTATGGAACTTGATAGCTTTTAACTTTGTAACGGAGAGTTTTAATTTGAAGGCACCAAATGAGAAAATTGTTGATGTGTCTCAATGGATGGAAAGTAAAGAGGTGTCACCAAAGACAATTAGGAACTCTTGGATAAATGAGATGAGTCTAATTTTATCATCTAAATTAAGGGACATGTTAGTTCTTTGCATAGAGGGCTTTGCAGTAGATGATTCAGTAAAGGGAATTGTTAAGCTATTGGGAATGAAAGAAAATGCAGCATTAACTATAGTGGATGCTGCAAATGAGCTTGATGGTCTCTTAGCTAAATATGTGAC TGATGCTCACCGGTGGAGTGAAAATGAAGAGATGTCACCATATACAACAATGTGGTACTCTTTGATTAGCGAGTTTGCACAACAAGGAATGTGTTTGGAAGTGCTGAAATATTTTAGGAGTATGATGTTGTTGGTGCATATATGTTCAAGAACTTTCATGAGTTGGTTCATAGCATATGCCGATCCATTGTTGTTGTCAAATGGAAAGGAGGTGAATGGGTGCTCATTGAAATCTTTGGCTAATAGAAATCATTTGTTGTCAACTACTTTGATTGAGATGCTGAGACGATTTTGGAATACTATGATAGGGACTTTTGAAGAAATGAAAGCTGGATTTGATTGTGGGATGATGTTCTTGCATGCAATCATTTTGAACAAACAATGGgatccagaagaattcaatttTCCTATGGCAACTACAACTGATGACTATTGCTGGGGtgacttacttatttttcctGGATGGttcaactttgtatttgatAGAGGCAAGTTTGATGGATGTAAAATAAgttcaaccttgaggacaaggttgtttGAAGAGGTGGGTATTGATAGAGACTTGAATCATGAAGTGGGCCTTGACTTTGGCCCAAGCCTAAGGTGTGGAAAGGAAGGGGGAAGGAATAAAAGAATGTTGAGGTGGCAAAGAATGCATGAGGAGTGCATGTGCTGCATCAAGAAttggttatatatatag
- the LOC123912898 gene encoding uncharacterized protein LOC123912898 isoform X2 — MKRKGRNNILLREKNGQFKFLKQSCDPYLCICQHCLFNENNVMRRGPDGRKNLCNACGLFWTRTGKLKDLSKGRGNLSIDQSDLDPLIDVNVTVLEGEFPVIQNEQGISEDPSKAIAAEGSNNHALYTRDEEKGRLLPKFSERDVKDPSSAEGFTVIFNEARDEKKTGSNPESPGKTATEPHNKPPLDPGKPQSPMKSFTFSETSVTIESLLSFLDKDIPSTSEVDHTSVVGVSQ; from the exons ATGAAGAGGAAGGGGAGGAACAACATTTT GCTGCGTGAGAAGAATGGGCAGTTTAAATTCTTGAAGCAAAGCTGTGATCCCTATTT ATGTATATGTCAACATTGTTTATTCAATGAAAATAATGTTATGCGTCGTGGGCCAGATGGACGGAAAAATTTATGTAATGCATGCGGTCTCTTTTGGACGAGAACG GGGAAGCTTAAAGATCTCAGTAAGGGACGAGGAAATCTTTCTATTGATCAAAGTGATTTG GATCCTCTTATTGATGTAAACGTTACTGTTCTTGAAGGAGAATTTCCTGTCATCCAAAATGAACAA GGTATTTCTGAAGATCCTTCCAAGGCCATTGCCGCTGAAGGTTCGAATAATCATGCATTATACACCCGTGATGAG GAAAAAGGCCGGCTACTACCAAAATTTTCTGAACGGGATGTCAAAGATCCATCTTCAGCTGAGGGGTTCACAGTGATTTTTAACGAGGCAAGGGATGAGAAAAAGACAGGTAGCAATCCTGAGTCACCAGGAAAGACTGCCACTGAACCTCACAACAAACCTCCACTGGATCCTGGCAAACCTCAGAGT CCGATGAAGAGCTTCACATTTTCAGAGACTTCGGTGACGATAGAGTCATTGTTGTCATTTCTCGATAAGGACATTCCATCTACCTCAGAGGTAGACCACACTTCAGTTGTTGGCGTTTCTCAATAA
- the LOC123912900 gene encoding transmembrane emp24 domain-containing protein p24beta2-like: MKVGTHNVAIAFSIILLSNINVVFGIRFVIDREECFSHNVQYEGDTVHASFVVISASDSTWPLTQEGLDVTVKGPSGDQVRDFRGKVSEKFDFVARTRGPYRFCFTNKSPYREKIDFDVHSNHFSTFDQHAQDEHFTPLIDQIIKLEEALFNIQYEQHWLEAQTERQAIVNNAMSSRAIHKALLESAALIGASTLQVYLLRRLFERKLGL; this comes from the exons ATGAAGGTGGGGACACACAATGTTGCCATTGCATTTTCAATCATATTATTATCCAACATTAATGTTGTTTTTGGGATTAGATTTGTGATTGATAGAGAAGAATGTTTCTCTCATAATGTTCAATATGAAGGTGATACAGTTCATGCTTCATTTGTTGTGATTAGCGCTAGTGATTCAACTTGGCCATTAACTCAAGAAGGTTTAGACGTTACG GTTAAAGGACCTTCTGGTGATCAAGTTCGAGATTTTCGTGGTAAGGTAAGCGAGAAATTCGATTTTGTAGCTCGAACTAGAGGACCCTATCGTTTCTGCTTCACTAACAAGTCACCTTATCGGGAAAAAATTGACTTCGATGTTCATTCTAACCATTTTTCAACCTTTGATCAACATGCACAAGATG AGCATTTTACTCCCTTGATAGACCAAATAATTAAGTTAGAGGAAGCTCTTTTCAACATTCAGTATGAACAACATTGGCTTGAGGCTCAAACAGAACGCCAAGCAATAG TAAATAATGCAATGAGTTCCAGAGCAATTCACAAGGCCTTACTTGAATCAGCAGCACTAATTGGTGCAAGCACCCTCCAAGTTTATCTTCTTCGCCGCCTCTTTGAAAGAAAGCTTGGTTTGTAG
- the LOC123912901 gene encoding protein NOI4, whose amino-acid sequence MSDKGRPLPKFGEWDVNDPASAEGFTVIFNKARDEKKTGGNPESPGKTATEPQSKPAIDPGKPQNKKWFCCIQNPPAES is encoded by the exons ATGTCG GACAAGGGTCGGCCACTACCAAAATTTGGTGAATGGGATGTCAATGATCCAGCCTCAGCTGAGGGGTTCACAGTGATTTTTAATAAGGCAAGGGATGAGAAAAAGACAGGTGGCAATCCTGAGTCACCAGGAAAGACTGCCACTGAACCTCAGAGCAAACCTGCAATAGATCCTGGCAAACCTCAGAAT AAAAAATGGTTTTGCTGCATACAAAACCCTCCTGCAGAATCATAA